From a single Nicotiana tabacum cultivar K326 chromosome 8, ASM71507v2, whole genome shotgun sequence genomic region:
- the LOC107789124 gene encoding xyloglucan endotransglucosylase protein 1-like, producing MASKFSSVMLLLCIIMSIQLLAASAGNFYRDAVITWGEGRGKIQEGGRGLALTLDKLSGSGFQSKNEYLFGRFDMQLKLVPGNSAGTVTTFFLSSQGEGHDEIDFEFLGNVSGQPYTVHTNVYTQGKGNKEQQFHLWFDPTAAFHTYTIVWNPHRIVFLVDNSPIRVYNNHESIGIPFPKSQAMRVYCSLWNADEWATQGGRVKTDWTLAPFTAYYRNINIDGCAVLSGTSSCKSSNSANNAKPWQTHELDGKGRNRLRWVQSRHMVYNYCADSKRFPQGFSAECKSSRF from the exons ATGGCTTCTAAATTTTCATCAGTAATGCTTCTGCTTTGCATAATAATGAGCATACAATTATTAGCAGCCTCAGCTGGTAACTTCTACAGAGATGCTGTAATTACTTGGGGTGAAGGACGTGGCAAAATACAAGAAGGTGGCAGAGGTCTTGCCCTCACTCTTGACAAATTATCAGGCTCTGGTTTTCAGTCCAAGAatgaatatttatttggaagattTGACATGCAACTCAAGCTTGTACCTGGAAATTCCGCTGGCACTGTCACCACTTTCTTT TTATCTTCACAAGGAGAAGGACATGATGAGATTGACTTTGAGTTCTTGGGCAATGTTTCTGGACAGCCTTACACTGTCCATACCAATGTTTATACACAAGGAAAAGGAAACAAAGAACAACAATTCCACCTTTGGTTCGACCCAACTGCCGCATTTCACACTTACACCATTGTCTGGAACCCTCACCGCATAGT GTTTTTAGTGGACAACAGCCCCATTAGAGTATACAACAACCATGAAAGCATAGGCATTCCATTCCCAAAGAGCCAAGCAATGAGAGTATACTGCAGCTTATGGAATGCAGATGAGTGGGCAACACAAGGAGGCAGAGTCAAAACAGATTGGACACTTGCTCCTTTCACTGCTTACTACAGAAACATCAATATCGATGGTTGTGCAGTGTTATCCGGTACCTCGTCATGTAAATCCAGCAATTCAGCAAACAATGCTAAGCCATGGCAAACTCATGAACTTGATGGAAAGGGAAGGAATAGACTAAGATGGGTGCAAAGCAGACACATGGTTTATAATTATTGTGCTGATTCTAAGAGGTTTCCTCAAGGTTTTTCAGCTGAGTGCAAGAGTTCAAGATTTTAG
- the LOC142163432 gene encoding uncharacterized protein LOC142163432, producing the protein MKETQWQPLIDKIVARISSWTARKLPYARRIQLIRAVLFGIQSYWSQMFLIPAKVIKTIEAYCRSFMWLGTNVITKRALISWEKVCKPKSVGGLNILNLKQWNRAAILKLQWDLTSKADRLWIKWVHMAKSTDTKARRQRKCHQANIFAAAGNTKKVEWKAIMLINLARPKAVFSIWLIIQERMLTADRLSKWSMTVDTTCVFCNCQPENHHHLIYNCTIIMEIWNDIFKWMQIQVPANTWSQLICWFVEKAKKKSTEG; encoded by the exons ATGAAGGAGACTCAATGGCAACCTTTGATTGATAAAATAGTAGCAAGAATATCATCATGGACTGCAAGGAAACTGCCATATGCTAGAAGAATTCAACTTATAAGAGCTGTGTTGTTTGGAATTCAGTCTTATTGGTCACAAATGTTTCTGATACCAGCCAAGGTGATTAAAACTATTGAAGCTTACTGTAGGAGCTTTATGTGGTTGGGGACTAATGTAATAACCAAACGAGCCTTGATATCTTGGGAGAAGGTATGCAAACCAAAGAGTGTAGGAGGATTAAATATTCTGAATCTTAAGCAATGGAACAGAGCAGCCATTCTCAAATTGCAATGGGATTTAACATCAAAAGCTGACAGATTGTGGATTAAATGGGTGCATAT GGCTAAATCCACAGATACAAAGGCAAGGAGACAAAGGAAGTGTCATCAAGCAAATATATTTGCAGCAGCTGGGAACACTAAAAAGGTGGAATGGAAAGCAATTATGCTCATAAACTTAGCTAGACCCAAAGCTGTATTCTCTATATGGTTGATCATACAGGAAAGGATGCTGACTGCTGATAGACTGAGTAAATGGAGCATGACTGTGGATACTACATGTGTATTCTGTAATTGTCAACCAGAGAATCATCACCATTTAATCTATAATTGTACTATCATCATGGAAATATGGAATGACATATTCAAATGGATGCAAATACAAGTGCCAGCAAATACATGGAGTCAATTAATATGCTGGTTTGTGGAGAAAGCAAAGAAGAAATCAACTGAAGGGTAG
- the LOC107789123 gene encoding uncharacterized protein LOC107789123 produces the protein MADIQDFTEFYSDTMIIEIPWRGDYFTWTNGQIEVDRVISRIDRALGNGEWMMKFRYLTVEIGDPFISDHSHLSLRFQKRNNNIKIPFRFLNVWADHEAYQSIVTKGWQGKQQYCKLVTIWNRLKAMKIDFKNLNNKNFRDSAMKIEQGRRDIIECQQEMKKGYTYQLRIMEKEARHQLGKWSLIEEKILQQKSRAQWINIGDGNNKYFFAVMKERA, from the coding sequence ATGGCTGATATTCAAGACTTTACAGAGTTCTACTCAGATACTATGATAATTGAAATTCCTTGGAGGGGAGATTACTTCACATGGACAAATGGACAAATAGAAGTGGATAGAGTAATTAGCAGAATCGATAGAGCTTTGGGGAATGGTGAATGGATGATGAAGTTTAGGTATCTAACAGTGGAAATTGGAGATCCATTTATATCAGATCATTCCCATCTATCATTGAgatttcaaaaaagaaataacaatatcaaaataccTTTTAGGTTCTTGAATGTTTGGGCTGACCATGAGGCATATCAAAGTATTGTTACTAAGGGATGGCAAGGGAAGCAGCAATACTGCAAGCTAGTAACTATCTGGAACAGATTGAAAGCTATGAAAATAGACTTTAAGAATTTGAATAACAAGAATTTTAGGGATTCAGCAATGAAAATTGAACAAGGAAGAAGAGATATAATTGAATGCCAACAAGAAATGAAGAAAGGATACACATACCAACTAAGGATAATGGAGAAGGAAGCTAGACACCAGTTAGGAAAATGGTCACTTATTGAAGAAAAGATACTTCAACAGAAATCAAGAGCCCAATGGATCAATATAGGTGATGGAAACAACAAGTACTTCTTTGCAGTGATGAAAGAAAGAGCATGA